In Xiphophorus hellerii strain 12219 chromosome 4, Xiphophorus_hellerii-4.1, whole genome shotgun sequence, a single genomic region encodes these proteins:
- the fbxo22 gene encoding F-box only protein 22, whose product MSESLDFCEPFQDSKAAYVLSNVAEVVERVLMFIPTKSLLQVASVCRLWRNCARRVLRTQQHLTWVSSSGPSTTELHSFCSILAEEVEKVFLLPKTVLMMVDCEALTGQAYCYEQSKAKKSRQCMSTAEELNQIFPKGCDIVGIATPGIVLTPTGSWSGAPKEYQEGEAGFAVMLPNTDGVHIKPFHFCKKTISLSAMKEAGLVDNPELRVVVMFIYEAYKSGGARFLSQILEPLTNSKALIAGGLVEGVFSPPRDCCSKGSYGVIGLALSGHKVQGASVLLDQDVGTAKEAEATVRRLKAARIPERNTLGFMFACVGRGQNYYHNQHNVEADAFHKVFPNTPLFGLFGNGEIGCDRIVKDDYTLCNSDSDTLQHEYTTVMTLVHFG is encoded by the exons ATGAGTGAAAGTCTGGATTTTTGCGAACCTTTTCAAGACAGCAAGGCTGCATATGTACTCAGCAATGTCGCCGAAGTGGTTGAGAGAGTTCTCATGTTCATACCAACCAAATCGCTTCTGCAGGTCGCCAG TGTGTGCAGATTGTGGAGGAACTGTGCCCGCAGAGTGCTTCGGACTCAGCAGCATCTGACCTGGGTCTCCTCCTCTGGACCCTCCACCACAGAGCTTCACTCTTTCTGCAGCATCCTGGCTGAAGAAGTGGAG AAAGTATTCCTCCTGCCTAAAACAGTCCTGATGATGGTCGACTGTGAGGCCTTGACTGGACAAGCTTATTGTTATGAACAGAGCAAAG caaaaaagaGTCGCCAATGCATGAGTACGGCTGAAGAACTGAACCAGATCTTCCCCAAAGGCTGTGACATCGTTGGCATCGCTACACCAGGCATAGTCT TAACTCCGACCGGTTCGTGGAGCGGTGCTCCTAAGGAGTACCAGGAAGGGGAGGCAGGCTTTGCAGTCATGCTCCCCAACACTGATGGTGTTCACATCAAGCCGTTTCACTTTTGTAAGAAAACAATCTCTCTGTCAGCCATGAAAGAAGCAG GACTAGTTGACAACCCAGAGCTACGCGTAGTGGTGATGTTCATCTATGAAGCGTATAAATCTGGAGGAGCACGGTTCCTCAGCCAGATCCTGGAGCCGCTGACAAACAGCAAGGCTTTAATTGCAGGAGGGCTGGTGGAAGGCGTCTTCTCTCCTCCTAGAGATTG CTGCAGCAAGGGATCATACGGTGTGATTGGCCTGGCTCTGAGTGGCCATAAAGTTCAGGGGGCGTCCGTGCTCCTTGACCAAGACGTTGGCACCGCAAAGGAAGCGGAGGCCACGGTCAGACGGCTAAAGGCAGCCAGGATTCCTGAGAGAAACACCCTGGGCTTCATGTTTGCCTGCGTGGGGAGGGGCCAGAACTACTACCACAACCAGCACAACGTGGAGGCCGACGCTTTTCACAAGGTCTTCCCCAATACTCCGCTGTTTGGTCTGTTTGGCAACGGCGAGATCGGCTGTGACCGGATCGTTAAAGACGACTACACCCTCTGCAACTCCGACTCCGACACCTTGCAGCATGAATACACCACCGTCATGACTCTGGTCCACTTTGGCTGA